From the genome of Sulfurovum sp. NBC37-1, one region includes:
- a CDS encoding response regulator transcription factor encodes MVCILVLEDDQLFNETLEDFLEEEGYAVETAMDPYSALEMSYKQVFDLYLFDVNLPYENGFDLLQKLRQSGDTTPTIFLTSREDKASLSEGFEKGADDYMKKPIDLDELMLRIQAVLRRQIRQERIIIGEYSLDTAAKTLYLDGETLDVTKKAIELLLLLIQAKGEVVSSDEIKGRLWAAGQSASDGALRVYITQLKKYFPENIVNIRGVGYRWAE; translated from the coding sequence TTGGTATGTATACTTGTACTGGAAGATGATCAGCTTTTTAACGAGACTCTGGAAGATTTTCTGGAAGAAGAGGGATATGCAGTAGAGACAGCCATGGACCCTTATTCTGCATTGGAGATGAGCTACAAACAGGTCTTCGATCTTTATCTTTTCGACGTCAATCTTCCCTATGAGAACGGTTTTGACCTCTTGCAGAAACTGCGTCAGAGCGGCGATACCACGCCGACGATCTTCCTGACATCCAGAGAGGACAAAGCTTCTCTTTCGGAAGGCTTTGAAAAAGGGGCGGATGACTATATGAAAAAGCCGATCGACCTGGATGAACTGATGCTTCGCATACAGGCTGTACTGCGTCGTCAGATCCGTCAGGAGCGAATAATTATAGGCGAATACAGTCTCGATACGGCTGCCAAGACACTCTATCTGGACGGGGAAACACTTGATGTGACAAAAAAAGCGATCGAACTGCTGCTGCTGCTGATACAGGCTAAAGGCGAAGTGGTCAGCAGTGATGAGATCAAGGGCAGACTCTGGGCAGCGGGGCAGAGTGCCAGTGACGGTGCGCTTCGGGTCTATATCACGCAGTTGAAAAAATATTTCCCCGAGAATATTGTCAACATCCGTGGTGTAGGTTACCGGTGGGCAGAGTAG
- a CDS encoding sensor histidine kinase — protein MKISNHKKQILLAALGYFSSVAILLSFVYWFLKNEGFSEVNFLMAVLLVLILAGGWGYIISSHVLAPKAELDANLSHLSSEILHELNIPVATIKANVSMLKKHLQKEERSLKRLERIEASSDRLERLYEELVYSIQKEIHPIEKEDVNLYHLLHERIEAFESFGRNSFHLDVDEMMIRVDRIGFEKMIDNLLMNAMKYSDKTSLISVVLDGDVLTIGDEGVGMDEAELLKVYERYYQSDRKKEGKGIGLALVKAYCDDEEIEIQIRSKKGEGTRVLLDLGRVHV, from the coding sequence GTGAAGATATCGAACCATAAAAAACAGATTCTGCTTGCAGCTCTTGGCTATTTTTCCAGTGTGGCGATACTTTTGAGTTTTGTCTATTGGTTTTTAAAGAATGAGGGTTTTTCCGAAGTGAATTTTCTTATGGCGGTACTGCTTGTGCTTATTCTTGCCGGGGGATGGGGCTATATTATCTCCTCTCATGTTCTGGCACCCAAAGCGGAACTTGATGCCAACCTTTCGCATCTAAGTTCGGAGATACTGCATGAACTGAATATCCCTGTCGCGACTATTAAAGCCAATGTATCTATGCTGAAAAAACATTTACAGAAGGAAGAGAGGTCCCTCAAACGACTGGAGCGTATTGAAGCATCCTCCGATAGACTGGAACGACTGTATGAAGAGTTGGTCTACAGTATTCAAAAAGAGATCCATCCTATAGAAAAAGAGGACGTGAATCTGTATCATTTACTTCATGAACGCATAGAGGCATTTGAATCATTCGGACGCAACAGTTTTCATCTTGATGTCGATGAGATGATGATCAGGGTCGACAGGATTGGCTTTGAGAAGATGATAGATAATCTGCTGATGAATGCGATGAAGTATTCGGATAAAACATCCCTGATTTCTGTGGTACTCGATGGAGATGTGCTTACGATCGGCGATGAAGGTGTGGGAATGGATGAGGCCGAACTTCTGAAGGTGTATGAACGTTACTATCAGAGTGACAGAAAAAAAGAAGGTAAGGGGATCGGCTTGGCCCTGGTCAAAGCCTACTGTGACGATGAAGAAATAGAGATACAGATCAGATCGAAAAAAGGCGAAGGGACCAGAGTATTGCTTGATCTCGGTCGGGTTCATGTCTGA
- a CDS encoding COG2426 family protein translates to MKQKHSFFKHSEGKILIIGLGLLGLFVLLIFLSALFFPRTVQPLLSITATNLIFGRMAGLSIGISAQMDTLLLIFFNFFIESIMVLILYPLFVQSWNKLEIITYKPLHNFFERSQKTVKKYQPYIKKYGIPGLIIFVLSPIAMTGPVVGSFIGYIIGFSHRKTLTTILSATLIAIILWVYLIGHFKDFLVTYSHIISIGFLTVAILMGVWYLMKRYVLK, encoded by the coding sequence TTGAAACAGAAACATTCATTTTTCAAACACAGTGAAGGCAAGATACTGATCATAGGACTGGGACTTTTAGGACTTTTTGTTTTGCTGATCTTCTTGAGTGCCCTCTTTTTTCCCCGGACCGTACAGCCTCTTTTAAGTATCACGGCAACCAATCTCATTTTTGGAAGAATGGCAGGCCTCTCCATAGGTATTTCAGCACAGATGGATACCCTATTATTGATATTCTTCAACTTTTTCATTGAGTCGATCATGGTCCTGATACTTTATCCCTTGTTTGTACAGAGCTGGAACAAACTTGAAATCATTACCTACAAACCCCTCCATAACTTTTTTGAACGTTCACAGAAAACAGTAAAGAAGTACCAGCCCTATATCAAAAAATACGGTATCCCCGGGCTGATAATCTTCGTGCTCAGCCCGATCGCCATGACGGGGCCGGTCGTAGGCAGTTTTATAGGTTATATCATCGGGTTCAGCCACCGTAAAACACTGACGACCATTCTTTCGGCAACCCTTATAGCCATTATACTATGGGTCTACCTCATCGGTCATTTCAAAGATTTTCTTGTCACGTACAGTCATATCATCTCTATTGGGTTCCTGACAGTGGCTATTTTAATGGGAGTGTGGTATTTGATGAAGAGGTATGTGTTAAAATAG